One stretch of Daphnia pulicaria isolate SC F1-1A chromosome 8, SC_F0-13Bv2, whole genome shotgun sequence DNA includes these proteins:
- the LOC124310910 gene encoding lutropin-choriogonadotropic hormone receptor-like isoform X2, with protein sequence MAASNFLHVVLSLLMIFNVAAAGAAWSDTENDIELASEYPSITTEQQWQQQSAEDSSSSRPGDITDDDDVNLTSGSTILEEKGSALACRCWGASADTGSLIQTECKCHGQHVLSVPLTLPADLHRLTLYDCGLEKMGHGDLQNYANTLTDFVLDKASRLINIEEGAFHGLIRLQRIYIRRAPLLTSLPDGLFRLSLPSLHILLIKQTSLRYFPDLSGLETFNILHTVDLEDNQLETIPSNSVRLRVDDFLVCSNALQSIDAFAFNGSQIATLRFRGNQRLSDIHPDAFMGLASLRRLDLSQTAITNLPVRGLSELETLELIETRTLKEIPSVYNYKSLQVAHLTYPYHCCAFAFPAAHDPQEHARHQRFITDMQAKYCDNKVPENDSVSLRFGQEHETFGIDVNVQNHLDNIEVFHSDPFQTPLNRELLFHAFCGNLTYAHRQVRCTPQPDAFNPCEDILGTNWLRVAAWLVSVASVVGNLAVVLVLVQSSRGPMAVSKFLMVNLALADLCMGLYLFLIVGMDVNTIGVYFNYAIDWQNGCQVAGFLTVFATELSVFTLVVITSERWYTITYAINLTRRLRLSTTAKIVAVGWIGSFTMASLPLVGVSSFSTTSICLPLENHNLSDTIYLLMLLILNGIAFLFICLCYSHMYRSIRGNHQSLASHSDTTVAKRMALLVFTNFACWTPIAFFGLTAVAGYPLISVTNSKILLVFFYPLNACTNPYLYALVTQQYRRDLFILLSRYGFCTERASRYRATFSFGRSNNNPVRAGSQLESVMHGGQLDSPYSATAQQENPDSIRKKSIISSGSVKQKVTTPMHKISNSAEKEVRRVSVMELMPLSTPVVRQQEQMHEIIKEDNNTFLKLPDTSHSRLSLMLEITDDTQTSNNDNVLANSNASESNIEKCCITHVRSTSGGASIDSPHPIKNCQIHCNKGHDKIVNG encoded by the exons ATGGCTGCATCGAATTTTCTTCATGTCGTATTATCGCTGTTGATGATCTTCAAtgtcgctgctgctggtgctgcttgGAGTGACACCGAAAATGACATCGAATTGGCTTCGGAATATCCCAGCATCACGACAGAGCAGCagtggcagcagcagtctGCGgaagacagcagcagcagcaggccggGCGACATCACAGATGATGACGATGTCAATCTGACGTCCGGATCGACAATTCTGGAAGAAAAAGGCTCGGCACTTGCTTGCCGTTGTTGGGGCGCATCTGCCGACACTGGTTCATTGATACAAACCGAGTGCAAGTGTCACGGACAGCACGTCTTATCAGTTCCGCTCACTTTACCCGCAGACCTTCACCGCCT GACGCTTTACGACTGCGGGTTGGAGAAGATGGGACACGGCGATCTTCAGAACTACGCCAATACACTCACAGATTT TGTTTTAGATAAAGCTAGTCGCTTGATCAACATTGAGGAGGGTGCTTTTCATGGGCTTATTCGACTCCAACGCAT ATATATCCGTCGCGCTCCACTGCTGACAAGCTTACCCGACGGTTTATTTCGCCTTTCGCTTCCAAGCCTTCATATTCT ATTGATTAAGCAAACGAGTCTTCGATATTTTCCCGACTTGTCTGGTCTTGAGACATTCAACATTCTACATACGGT AGATTTGGAAGACAATCAGCTTGAAACGATCCCCTCTAACAGCGTCCGTCTTCGCGTGGACGATTT TTTAGTCTGTTCAAATGCCCTGCAGTCCATCGATGCATTCGCCTTCAATGGATCTCAAATAGCCACCCT gaGATTCAGAGGAAATCAACGTCTCTCCGATATACATCCGGACGCTTTCATGGGTTTGGCAAGTCTACGGCGATTAGATCTCTCTCAAACTGCAATCACTAATCTGCCCGTTCGCGGACTCTCAGAGTTGGAAACCCTCGAATTAATTGAGACGAGAACGCTCAAGGAAATACCATCTGTCTACAATTATAAG TCCTTGCAAGTCGCTCATCTAACTTATCCCTACCACTGCTGCGCCTTCGCTTTCCCAGCCGCTCACGATCCTCAAGAACATGCTCGACATCAG CGCTTTATAACCGATATGCAAGCTAAATATTGTGATAATAAAGTACCGGAGAACGACAGCGTCTCACTCAGATTTGGTCAAGAGCACGAAACATTCGGTATCGATGTCAACGTCCAAAACCATCTAGATAACATTGAGGTCTTCCATTCGGATCCCTTCCAAACACCTTTAAATCGGGAACTACTTTTCCACGCGTTTTGTGGCAATTTAACATACGCACATCGCCAAGTCCGATGTACTCCACAACCGGATGCTTTCAA TCCTTGTGAAGATATCCTTGGGACCAACTGGTTAAGGGTGGCAGCTTGGCTGGTATCTGTTGCATCGGTGGTCGGTAATTTAGCCGTGGTGCTCGTATTGGTTCAGTCATCGCGAGGCCCAATGGCTGTGTCCAAATTTCTGATGGTTAATTTGGCACTTGCCGATCTCTGCATGGGATTATACCTCTTCCTAATCGTTGGAATGGATGTTAACACGATTGGAGTCTACTTCAACTATGCCATAGATTGGCAAAATG GTTGTCAAGTGGCTGGATTCCTGACTGTCTTTGCTACTGAATTGTCAGTGTTCACATTAGTAGTCATCACTAGTGAGCGGTGGTATACCATAACCTATGCAATAAATCTCACTAG GCGTCTACGATTATCGACCACAGCCAAGATAGTCGCAGTGGGATGGATTGGTTCTTTTACAATGGCTTCCTTACCACTTGTTGGTGTTTCAAGCTTTTCTACAACCAG TATTTGTCTGCCGCTTGAGAATCACAACCTATCAGACACAATTTATCTTTTGATGTTGTTGATTTTGAACGGCATAGCCTTCTTGTTCATTTGTTTGTGCTACAGTCACATGTACAGGTCAATCAGAGGAAATCATCAGTCGTTAGCTTCACATTCTGACACTACAGTTGCCAAAAGAATGGCTTTGTTGGTCTTTACAAATTTCGCCTGTTGGACTCCGATTGCGTTTTTTGGACTGACTGCTGTTGCCGGCTATCCCCTTATAAGCGTCACTAATTCCAAAATTCTATTAGTTTTCTTTTACCCGCTCAACGCTTGTACCAATCCTTACCTGTACGCGCTAGTCACTCAGCAGTATCGCAGAGATTTGTTCATCCTACTCAGTCGCTATGGGTTTTGCACTGAGCGAGCGTCAAGATACAGAGCCACATTCTCATTCGGtcgcagcaacaacaatcctGTGCGAGCAGGATCGCAGCTCGAGTCGGTCATGCATGGTGGCCAGCTTGACTCACCTTATTCTGCAACCGCTCAACAAGAAAATCCTGAT TCGATTAGGAAAAAATCCATTATAAGCAGTGGTTCGGTCAAACAGAAAGTAACGACACCGATGCACAAAATTTCCAACAGTGCTGAAAAGGAAGTCCGCCGTGTTTCGGTTATGGAGTTGATGCCACTCTCCACTCCTGTTGTGCGTCAACAAGAACAGATGCACGAAATTATCAAAgaagataacaacactttcttAAAGCTCCCTGATACATCCCACAGTCGATTAAGTCTTATGCTAGAGATCACTGATGATACCCAGACTAGTAATAATGACAATGTTTTAGCTAATAGCAACGCCAGCGAGAGCAACATCGAAAAATGTTGCATAACACACGTTCGATCAACATCTGGTGGCGCTTCAATAGATTCTCCTCATCCCATCAAAAACTGCCAAATTCACTGCAATAAGGGCCATGATAAAATAGTAAACGGTTAA
- the LOC124310910 gene encoding lutropin-choriogonadotropic hormone receptor-like isoform X1, with amino-acid sequence MAASNFLHVVLSLLMIFNVAAAGAAWSDTENDIELASEYPSITTEQQWQQQSAEDSSSSRPGDITDDDDVNLTSGSTILEEKGSALACRCWGASADTGSLIQTECKCHGQHVLSVPLTLPADLHRLTLYDCGLEKMGHGDLQNYANTLTDFVLDKASRLINIEEGAFHGLIRLQRIYIRRAPLLTSLPDGLFRLSLPSLHILLIKQTSLRYFPDLSGLETFNILHTVDLEDNQLETIPSNSVRLRVDDFLVCSNALQSIDAFAFNGSQIATLRFRGNQRLSDIHPDAFMGLASLRRLDLSQTAITNLPVRGLSELETLELIETRTLKEIPSVYNYKSLQVAHLTYPYHCCAFAFPAAHDPQEHARHQRFITDMQAKYCDNKVPENDSVSLRFGQEHETFGIDVNVQNHLDNIEVFHSDPFQTPLNRELLFHAFCGNLTYAHRQVRCTPQPDAFNPCEDILGTNWLRVAAWLVSVASVVGNLAVVLVLVQSSRGPMAVSKFLMVNLALADLCMGLYLFLIVGMDVNTIGVYFNYAIDWQNGIGCQVAGFLTVFATELSVFTLVVITSERWYTITYAINLTRRLRLSTTAKIVAVGWIGSFTMASLPLVGVSSFSTTSICLPLENHNLSDTIYLLMLLILNGIAFLFICLCYSHMYRSIRGNHQSLASHSDTTVAKRMALLVFTNFACWTPIAFFGLTAVAGYPLISVTNSKILLVFFYPLNACTNPYLYALVTQQYRRDLFILLSRYGFCTERASRYRATFSFGRSNNNPVRAGSQLESVMHGGQLDSPYSATAQQENPDSIRKKSIISSGSVKQKVTTPMHKISNSAEKEVRRVSVMELMPLSTPVVRQQEQMHEIIKEDNNTFLKLPDTSHSRLSLMLEITDDTQTSNNDNVLANSNASESNIEKCCITHVRSTSGGASIDSPHPIKNCQIHCNKGHDKIVNG; translated from the exons ATGGCTGCATCGAATTTTCTTCATGTCGTATTATCGCTGTTGATGATCTTCAAtgtcgctgctgctggtgctgcttgGAGTGACACCGAAAATGACATCGAATTGGCTTCGGAATATCCCAGCATCACGACAGAGCAGCagtggcagcagcagtctGCGgaagacagcagcagcagcaggccggGCGACATCACAGATGATGACGATGTCAATCTGACGTCCGGATCGACAATTCTGGAAGAAAAAGGCTCGGCACTTGCTTGCCGTTGTTGGGGCGCATCTGCCGACACTGGTTCATTGATACAAACCGAGTGCAAGTGTCACGGACAGCACGTCTTATCAGTTCCGCTCACTTTACCCGCAGACCTTCACCGCCT GACGCTTTACGACTGCGGGTTGGAGAAGATGGGACACGGCGATCTTCAGAACTACGCCAATACACTCACAGATTT TGTTTTAGATAAAGCTAGTCGCTTGATCAACATTGAGGAGGGTGCTTTTCATGGGCTTATTCGACTCCAACGCAT ATATATCCGTCGCGCTCCACTGCTGACAAGCTTACCCGACGGTTTATTTCGCCTTTCGCTTCCAAGCCTTCATATTCT ATTGATTAAGCAAACGAGTCTTCGATATTTTCCCGACTTGTCTGGTCTTGAGACATTCAACATTCTACATACGGT AGATTTGGAAGACAATCAGCTTGAAACGATCCCCTCTAACAGCGTCCGTCTTCGCGTGGACGATTT TTTAGTCTGTTCAAATGCCCTGCAGTCCATCGATGCATTCGCCTTCAATGGATCTCAAATAGCCACCCT gaGATTCAGAGGAAATCAACGTCTCTCCGATATACATCCGGACGCTTTCATGGGTTTGGCAAGTCTACGGCGATTAGATCTCTCTCAAACTGCAATCACTAATCTGCCCGTTCGCGGACTCTCAGAGTTGGAAACCCTCGAATTAATTGAGACGAGAACGCTCAAGGAAATACCATCTGTCTACAATTATAAG TCCTTGCAAGTCGCTCATCTAACTTATCCCTACCACTGCTGCGCCTTCGCTTTCCCAGCCGCTCACGATCCTCAAGAACATGCTCGACATCAG CGCTTTATAACCGATATGCAAGCTAAATATTGTGATAATAAAGTACCGGAGAACGACAGCGTCTCACTCAGATTTGGTCAAGAGCACGAAACATTCGGTATCGATGTCAACGTCCAAAACCATCTAGATAACATTGAGGTCTTCCATTCGGATCCCTTCCAAACACCTTTAAATCGGGAACTACTTTTCCACGCGTTTTGTGGCAATTTAACATACGCACATCGCCAAGTCCGATGTACTCCACAACCGGATGCTTTCAA TCCTTGTGAAGATATCCTTGGGACCAACTGGTTAAGGGTGGCAGCTTGGCTGGTATCTGTTGCATCGGTGGTCGGTAATTTAGCCGTGGTGCTCGTATTGGTTCAGTCATCGCGAGGCCCAATGGCTGTGTCCAAATTTCTGATGGTTAATTTGGCACTTGCCGATCTCTGCATGGGATTATACCTCTTCCTAATCGTTGGAATGGATGTTAACACGATTGGAGTCTACTTCAACTATGCCATAGATTGGCAAAATG GAATAGGTTGTCAAGTGGCTGGATTCCTGACTGTCTTTGCTACTGAATTGTCAGTGTTCACATTAGTAGTCATCACTAGTGAGCGGTGGTATACCATAACCTATGCAATAAATCTCACTAG GCGTCTACGATTATCGACCACAGCCAAGATAGTCGCAGTGGGATGGATTGGTTCTTTTACAATGGCTTCCTTACCACTTGTTGGTGTTTCAAGCTTTTCTACAACCAG TATTTGTCTGCCGCTTGAGAATCACAACCTATCAGACACAATTTATCTTTTGATGTTGTTGATTTTGAACGGCATAGCCTTCTTGTTCATTTGTTTGTGCTACAGTCACATGTACAGGTCAATCAGAGGAAATCATCAGTCGTTAGCTTCACATTCTGACACTACAGTTGCCAAAAGAATGGCTTTGTTGGTCTTTACAAATTTCGCCTGTTGGACTCCGATTGCGTTTTTTGGACTGACTGCTGTTGCCGGCTATCCCCTTATAAGCGTCACTAATTCCAAAATTCTATTAGTTTTCTTTTACCCGCTCAACGCTTGTACCAATCCTTACCTGTACGCGCTAGTCACTCAGCAGTATCGCAGAGATTTGTTCATCCTACTCAGTCGCTATGGGTTTTGCACTGAGCGAGCGTCAAGATACAGAGCCACATTCTCATTCGGtcgcagcaacaacaatcctGTGCGAGCAGGATCGCAGCTCGAGTCGGTCATGCATGGTGGCCAGCTTGACTCACCTTATTCTGCAACCGCTCAACAAGAAAATCCTGAT TCGATTAGGAAAAAATCCATTATAAGCAGTGGTTCGGTCAAACAGAAAGTAACGACACCGATGCACAAAATTTCCAACAGTGCTGAAAAGGAAGTCCGCCGTGTTTCGGTTATGGAGTTGATGCCACTCTCCACTCCTGTTGTGCGTCAACAAGAACAGATGCACGAAATTATCAAAgaagataacaacactttcttAAAGCTCCCTGATACATCCCACAGTCGATTAAGTCTTATGCTAGAGATCACTGATGATACCCAGACTAGTAATAATGACAATGTTTTAGCTAATAGCAACGCCAGCGAGAGCAACATCGAAAAATGTTGCATAACACACGTTCGATCAACATCTGGTGGCGCTTCAATAGATTCTCCTCATCCCATCAAAAACTGCCAAATTCACTGCAATAAGGGCCATGATAAAATAGTAAACGGTTAA